A window of Deltaproteobacteria bacterium contains these coding sequences:
- a CDS encoding SDR family NAD(P)-dependent oxidoreductase yields MIIQDVSAIVSGGVSGLGEATTRRLVAGGARVVMMDLNEEKGKAMEDELGESVKFMKTNVASPDDVSAAIAAAEAMAPLRIAVNCAGIGSIGRTINRDGTAHDLDVFKKTIEVNLIGTFNVIRLAAAAMSKNDPLEANERGVIINTASVAAYEGQIGQAAYSASKGGVVGMTLPIARDLAVAGIRVLTIAPGTFDTPMLGMLPEEIRQAIANGIPFPKLLGDPAQYAHLVEHMVQNSYMNGETVRIDGALRLAPK; encoded by the coding sequence ATGATTATTCAAGATGTATCTGCAATAGTATCCGGCGGTGTTTCCGGCCTCGGCGAAGCTACCACACGTAGGCTTGTCGCTGGCGGCGCTCGCGTGGTGATGATGGACCTTAACGAAGAAAAAGGTAAAGCCATGGAAGATGAGCTTGGCGAGAGCGTCAAGTTTATGAAAACCAACGTAGCCTCACCAGATGATGTAAGCGCAGCCATTGCTGCGGCAGAAGCCATGGCGCCTCTGCGTATTGCTGTTAACTGCGCGGGTATCGGTTCTATTGGCCGTACCATCAACCGCGATGGTACTGCCCACGACTTAGATGTGTTTAAGAAAACCATCGAAGTGAACCTGATTGGTACCTTCAACGTGATTCGTTTGGCGGCAGCCGCTATGTCCAAGAATGACCCACTTGAAGCCAACGAGCGCGGCGTGATCATCAACACCGCATCGGTTGCCGCTTACGAAGGCCAAATTGGTCAAGCAGCTTACAGCGCATCGAAAGGCGGCGTTGTGGGTATGACTTTGCCGATTGCCCGTGACCTTGCGGTTGCTGGTATTCGCGTATTGACCATTGCTCCCGGAACTTTTGATACCCCGATGCTCGGCATGCTTCCGGAAGAAATCCGTCAGGCAATCGCCAACGGCATTCCATTTCCAAAGCTTCTTGGCGACCCAGCCCAGTATGCCCACCTGGTGGAACACATGGTGCAAAACAGCTACATGAATGGCGAAACGGTACGCATCGACGGCGCGCTTCGTCTGGCACCGAAGTGA
- the tsaA gene encoding tRNA (N6-threonylcarbamoyladenosine(37)-N6)-methyltransferase TrmO, whose amino-acid sequence MESIGTIASPYKQRFAIPRQPGLVNSARAKIYLNPSFSKDAVKGIDEFSHIWVIFKFHESRGQTFKEVVRPPKLGGKVGRGVFATRSPFRPNDIGLSVVKLLGYGEEGKQVVLEVEGGDFLDGTPVYDIKPYVPYADALEDATSEWAQNEEPRITVKCDVELLTLGFDNEDRERFNMQVEFIRECLSLDPRPAHERGMDAREGQTWGVILGDFEVKFTVQAGVLIITQAYIENCV is encoded by the coding sequence ATGGAATCCATTGGCACCATTGCATCGCCTTACAAGCAAAGGTTTGCGATTCCCCGTCAGCCGGGACTGGTCAATAGCGCGCGAGCGAAGATTTACTTGAACCCAAGTTTTTCAAAAGATGCAGTCAAAGGCATTGATGAGTTCTCCCATATTTGGGTGATTTTTAAGTTTCATGAATCACGGGGCCAGACTTTTAAGGAAGTGGTGCGTCCGCCCAAGCTTGGTGGAAAAGTCGGTCGTGGAGTATTTGCTACACGCTCGCCTTTTCGTCCCAACGATATTGGATTATCGGTGGTGAAACTTCTTGGATATGGTGAAGAGGGCAAGCAGGTTGTGCTGGAGGTTGAAGGTGGGGACTTTTTAGATGGGACACCGGTGTACGATATCAAGCCTTACGTGCCTTACGCCGATGCTTTAGAAGACGCGACAAGTGAGTGGGCGCAAAATGAGGAACCGCGCATTACAGTGAAGTGCGATGTGGAATTACTCACCTTGGGCTTTGACAACGAAGACCGTGAACGCTTCAATATGCAGGTAGAGTTCATACGAGAATGTCTGTCGCTGGACCCGCGGCCGGCGCACGAGCGCGGCATGGATGCCCGTGAGGGACAAACATGGGGCGTTATCCTTGGTGACTTTGAAGTGAAGTTTACGGTACAAGCCGGGGTTTTGATTATTACTCAGGCCTACATTGAGAACTGCGTTTGA
- the galE gene encoding UDP-glucose 4-epimerase GalE — protein MNKKRVLVVGGAGYIGSHVCEALLTADHQPVVFDNLSTGHKENILPGSEFIEGDILDAPALEAATVNIDAVIHLAALKAAGESMTDPGRFATQNLSGSVNLLNACINANIRSFVFSSSAAVYGEPKYVPMNESHPTAPMNFYGHTKLAIEGLLHWYSQLKSMRFASLRYFNAAGYDPTGKIKGLEKEPGNLMPIVMEVVMGTREKVVVFGDDYDTDDGTCIRDYIHVTDLAQAHVQALEHIASQDEDLVLNLGTSNGISVLEILEATKKLSGVDFKVEIGPRRAGDPAIVLADASLAKDVLGWVPKHSNVETLVKSMLDTYRNQ, from the coding sequence ATGAATAAAAAGCGGGTTTTGGTTGTGGGCGGTGCTGGATATATTGGCAGCCACGTTTGTGAGGCGCTTCTAACTGCCGATCATCAACCAGTGGTATTCGACAATCTCAGCACTGGACACAAAGAGAACATCCTACCTGGTTCAGAATTCATCGAGGGCGACATTCTAGACGCACCTGCGCTAGAAGCGGCCACTGTCAACATCGATGCCGTGATACATCTCGCCGCCTTGAAGGCTGCCGGTGAATCAATGACCGACCCTGGGCGTTTTGCTACACAAAACCTAAGCGGTTCCGTCAACCTTTTGAACGCCTGTATCAACGCCAACATCCGGTCCTTTGTCTTTTCGTCAAGTGCTGCGGTCTACGGCGAGCCGAAATATGTTCCGATGAACGAGAGTCACCCAACGGCGCCCATGAACTTTTATGGGCACACTAAGCTCGCCATTGAGGGGTTGCTGCATTGGTATAGCCAACTCAAGTCCATGCGTTTTGCCAGCCTTCGTTACTTCAATGCCGCCGGTTATGACCCAACGGGAAAAATCAAAGGGCTCGAAAAAGAGCCAGGAAACTTGATGCCGATTGTCATGGAAGTGGTGATGGGAACCCGAGAAAAAGTAGTCGTATTTGGAGACGACTACGACACTGACGACGGCACCTGCATAAGAGACTATATTCACGTAACCGACCTTGCCCAGGCACATGTTCAAGCACTTGAACATATCGCGTCGCAGGATGAAGATCTTGTCTTAAACTTGGGAACGTCCAACGGCATCAGTGTTTTAGAAATTCTAGAGGCCACGAAAAAACTATCGGGCGTAGATTTCAAAGTAGAAATTGGGCCACGCCGAGCTGGCGACCCAGCTATCGTTCTTGCCGACGCATCTCTTGCCAAAGATGTATTGGGATGGGTTCCGAAACACAGCAATGTAGAGACTCTCGTGAAGTCGATGCTCGACACCTATCGAAATCAATAA
- a CDS encoding beta-lactamase family protein — translation MLSKNIKVYNPADVTTYGENEVNPSLAGLERDSVEAIWKSIVGLYNTGLHPALAICIRRHGQIVMNRTIGHIRGNAPGDGPRKEKVLATPDSLFNLFSASKVLTAMLIHLLNERGQLHLDDAVEEYIPEFGTDSKRHITIRHVLTHRSGIPNNPGAQDPLDILTNREAVLKLIVETPPTLRPGRWLAYHAVTGGFILGEIIHRITGKDPREFLQSEILDPLGFDALNYGVPPERLHEVGEHAYTGPPPAFPMSALLERSLGVDIREAVRLSNDSRFLTAQVPSGNVIGTANEACRFFELLLREGTLDGVQIFDRKTVRRAVAETSYLEVDTTLMMPVRYSMGFMLGGDYLSFYGMGTPRAFGHLGFTNVLAYADPERDISVAFMNTGKPFLTIKLLRWLNVMRIISTKIPKI, via the coding sequence ATGCTTTCCAAAAACATAAAAGTTTATAACCCAGCCGATGTGACCACTTATGGCGAAAATGAGGTCAACCCGTCCCTTGCAGGACTGGAGCGCGACAGCGTGGAGGCCATTTGGAAGTCCATTGTAGGACTCTACAACACGGGCTTACACCCAGCACTTGCGATTTGCATACGGCGCCATGGCCAAATCGTCATGAACAGAACGATTGGACACATCCGTGGCAATGCGCCGGGCGACGGTCCTCGAAAAGAAAAAGTCCTCGCTACACCCGACTCACTTTTCAACCTATTCTCAGCCTCGAAGGTCCTCACGGCCATGCTCATCCACCTCTTAAATGAGCGTGGACAACTGCACTTAGACGATGCCGTTGAAGAATACATTCCAGAGTTTGGAACAGACAGTAAACGTCACATTACAATTCGCCATGTCCTCACCCACCGTTCGGGTATCCCGAATAACCCGGGTGCCCAGGACCCGTTGGATATTCTCACGAACCGTGAGGCGGTACTCAAGCTCATTGTTGAAACCCCACCAACCTTGCGTCCCGGCCGATGGCTTGCATACCACGCAGTGACGGGCGGCTTTATCCTCGGGGAAATCATTCACCGTATTACCGGTAAAGATCCCCGTGAGTTTTTGCAAAGTGAGATTCTCGATCCATTGGGTTTCGATGCTCTCAACTACGGCGTCCCTCCAGAGCGGCTTCATGAAGTGGGCGAGCATGCTTATACGGGTCCACCACCAGCATTTCCGATGTCGGCGCTGCTTGAACGTTCGTTGGGTGTAGATATACGTGAAGCGGTAAGACTCTCGAATGACTCACGCTTCCTCACCGCGCAGGTTCCCTCAGGAAATGTTATCGGTACCGCAAACGAAGCCTGCAGATTCTTCGAGCTCTTACTCCGTGAGGGTACCCTCGACGGCGTCCAAATTTTTGATAGAAAAACAGTACGGCGGGCGGTGGCTGAAACCAGTTACCTAGAAGTCGATACAACATTGATGATGCCGGTTCGTTACAGCATGGGTTTTATGCTCGGCGGTGACTACTTAAGCTTTTATGGCATGGGTACACCCCGTGCATTTGGGCACCTTGGCTTCACCAATGTCCTTGCCTACGCAGACCCCGAACGGGATATCAGCGTTGCTTTCATGAATACCGGCAAGCCTTTTCTAACGATTAAATTGCTTCGCTGGCTCAATGTGATGCGGATCATATCAACAAAAATACCAAAGATTTAA
- a CDS encoding alpha/beta hydrolase, translating to MLSVIDFTGESQQPSPFEALRQWCNDFMRHYQHRSSMTSVFEKGMVRFLRVRGFMSHFVPTRSGMIHVMTGAGGGDMAPVVLFHGLASCGAHYTPMMRHLRKEVREIILPDAPGHGQSSTPPDDQSHEVFQESLNKAVASLITEPAVIFGNSMGGFLGIRFALAHPDKVRALILCSPGGAAMSQPELDSFLELFRMKSHKDSLDFLNRAFGKVPPFRHLVARRVRHRFSSKILQQRLDSLKSEDLLSPEELQQLKVPVVLIWGQEDGILPQQCLDFFQEHLPDNTRVIEPSEYGHAPFVRHAKSLAGHIVDLLAELRMESSWKAHWFDS from the coding sequence ATGCTTAGTGTCATTGATTTTACCGGAGAATCGCAGCAGCCGAGCCCGTTTGAGGCGCTTAGGCAGTGGTGTAACGATTTTATGCGGCATTATCAGCACCGCAGTAGCATGACCTCGGTCTTTGAGAAGGGAATGGTGCGATTTCTGCGCGTTCGCGGTTTTATGAGCCACTTTGTACCGACTAGAAGCGGGATGATCCACGTGATGACGGGTGCAGGGGGCGGCGATATGGCACCGGTGGTGCTTTTTCACGGCCTTGCCTCATGTGGTGCTCACTACACGCCTATGATGCGTCACCTCCGCAAAGAGGTCCGCGAGATTATACTCCCTGATGCACCCGGGCATGGACAAAGTTCAACTCCCCCTGATGACCAAAGCCATGAAGTATTTCAAGAGTCGCTCAATAAGGCAGTGGCTTCTCTGATCACGGAACCCGCCGTCATTTTTGGCAACTCTATGGGGGGATTTCTGGGGATTCGGTTTGCGCTGGCCCACCCAGATAAGGTTCGCGCACTGATTCTATGCTCTCCCGGGGGAGCGGCGATGAGTCAGCCCGAGCTTGATTCATTCTTGGAACTGTTCCGAATGAAATCGCACAAAGACTCGCTCGATTTTCTCAACCGGGCCTTTGGAAAAGTACCGCCGTTTCGTCATTTGGTGGCCAGGCGTGTGCGTCATCGATTTTCGAGCAAGATACTCCAACAGAGATTAGACAGTTTAAAGTCTGAAGATTTGCTGAGCCCTGAAGAACTCCAACAACTCAAGGTCCCGGTTGTTCTGATTTGGGGGCAGGAAGACGGCATTTTGCCACAGCAATGTCTCGATTTCTTTCAGGAGCACTTGCCGGATAATACGCGGGTGATTGAGCCATCGGAGTATGGTCACGCGCCTTTCGTGCGACACGCTAAATCCTTGGCCGGGCATATCGTAGATTTGTTGGCAGAATTACGGATGGAGAGCAGCTGGAAGGCCCATTGGTTCGACTCTTAA
- a CDS encoding NAD-dependent epimerase/dehydratase family protein: protein MTKPETMTIDMDPRQYITKVSAKDGSTIEGAYSPEQLLVSAHRDYHPADVTARMAMSQLVDFTGDEGWVKKVMKRTRRLGHRSIGTMASVLPFSSPEKMAMTMWGLKDRNYRFEFEKVEMEQDIHMGIVEKLQAAGAAQLSKVQAIGGIRILLTGGTGFLGQEIITQVAQDTSIQEIAIVIRPKVIRDRRTKEVVTVISPSERGFKLLDDLGIQDAQERSRFRFIAGDIERPLFGIESSQFDVLRSTITHVIHCAASVSFDATYEDSFKANVLGSRNALSFSLLLQESEESAFVSHISIETSYIHGRQQEAVAREDELQFPNNFYNNHYELTKAMASIETERFMYQAGLRVVQLCPSIVIGDSKTGRNYGDLKVVNAPVNAFGRAHQALSGEGGSLEDRVLGWGIAQLACIFPGDPRAKLNLVPVDRVAEGIVAALKRPQAIGSRVHLATDNYITSRDMRDICADEIGVNIRLAEPTMHRNLTLPIMTRLLELCNQDKLSNALYKLGTIFGGYSEWGQPIHEVGNDHFVLGLSEERPDTELAFRMLCRHNNYVQDFGQVRDATEVARRERVWDAAVACIEEDSGLVPATMSPKRFKAALTHYVDMDRFEFRAQSNAARLAA, encoded by the coding sequence ATGACCAAGCCCGAAACAATGACCATCGACATGGATCCCCGTCAGTATATCACGAAGGTATCAGCCAAAGATGGCAGCACCATTGAAGGTGCCTATTCGCCGGAGCAACTTCTTGTGAGTGCTCACCGTGATTATCACCCCGCAGACGTGACGGCGCGTATGGCCATGAGTCAGTTGGTTGATTTTACCGGCGATGAAGGCTGGGTAAAGAAGGTGATGAAACGAACCCGGCGTTTGGGGCATCGTTCCATTGGAACCATGGCAAGTGTTCTTCCTTTTAGCTCTCCTGAGAAAATGGCGATGACTATGTGGGGACTTAAAGACCGCAACTATCGCTTTGAGTTTGAAAAGGTTGAGATGGAGCAAGATATCCATATGGGTATTGTTGAAAAGCTCCAAGCCGCGGGCGCTGCTCAATTGAGCAAGGTTCAGGCAATTGGCGGAATTCGCATTTTACTAACCGGCGGTACAGGGTTTCTGGGTCAGGAAATCATTACTCAGGTAGCACAAGATACATCGATTCAAGAAATTGCCATTGTGATTCGTCCGAAGGTGATTCGAGATCGCAGGACCAAAGAAGTTGTTACGGTTATTAGCCCCAGCGAGCGTGGCTTTAAGCTTCTCGATGACTTGGGTATTCAGGATGCACAAGAGCGAAGTCGTTTTCGCTTTATCGCAGGTGATATTGAAAGACCTCTTTTCGGTATTGAATCCAGCCAATTCGATGTGCTTCGCAGCACCATTACCCATGTGATTCATTGCGCAGCAAGTGTGTCCTTTGATGCGACTTATGAAGACTCTTTTAAGGCCAATGTTCTCGGGAGCCGTAATGCTTTGTCTTTCTCGCTCTTGCTTCAAGAGTCTGAGGAATCGGCCTTTGTAAGTCATATCAGTATTGAGACTTCATATATTCACGGACGTCAGCAAGAAGCAGTGGCCAGAGAAGATGAACTTCAATTTCCAAACAATTTTTACAATAACCACTATGAGCTGACGAAAGCCATGGCCTCAATTGAGACCGAGCGATTTATGTATCAAGCCGGTTTAAGAGTGGTTCAGCTTTGTCCCTCTATTGTTATTGGTGATTCCAAGACAGGTAGAAACTATGGGGACCTAAAGGTTGTGAATGCACCTGTGAATGCTTTTGGCCGTGCCCACCAGGCATTGAGTGGTGAAGGTGGAAGCCTAGAAGACCGTGTTCTAGGTTGGGGCATTGCTCAGCTGGCTTGTATCTTTCCTGGAGACCCTCGGGCAAAGCTTAACCTGGTACCGGTCGACCGTGTTGCTGAAGGAATTGTTGCAGCGCTTAAACGTCCGCAAGCCATTGGCAGCCGGGTTCACCTTGCTACAGACAATTATATCACTTCACGGGATATGCGGGATATCTGTGCTGATGAGATTGGTGTGAATATTCGTCTTGCAGAGCCAACGATGCATCGAAATCTTACGCTTCCGATTATGACGAGGCTACTTGAACTTTGTAATCAAGATAAACTTTCCAATGCTCTTTATAAGCTGGGCACAATCTTTGGTGGTTACAGTGAGTGGGGACAGCCTATCCACGAAGTAGGTAACGACCATTTTGTTTTAGGGCTCAGTGAAGAGCGCCCCGATACAGAGTTGGCGTTTCGTATGCTCTGTCGTCATAACAATTATGTTCAAGATTTTGGTCAGGTGCGTGATGCTACTGAAGTAGCTCGACGTGAGCGTGTTTGGGATGCAGCAGTTGCCTGCATTGAAGAAGACAGTGGCCTGGTACCAGCGACGATGTCTCCGAAGAGATTTAAGGCAGCTCTCACGCACTATGTAGACATGGATCGGTTTGAATTTCGCGCTCAAAGCAACGCGGCTCGCCTGGCTGCTTAA
- a CDS encoding AraC family transcriptional regulator, which translates to MIEGVKKIVVAGLYARRVIDTAGEMSVTVAQLADAINLDSALLENLPDQFPGDSYVKLINAAAKLSGDADFGLHVGERISPASYPVLGYTLMSCNTLSHALAQVTRYEEIIHNLGHFKLDIDSDTMELSWANALEDADSNRHVTESVLAGLRIFAERLVERSIPIHSVSLIHAAPENTDELKRIFGDNITFNASINTVICSNEILGWPVAQADASLFPVLQQHAERLLTLRSEAPSVVDDVRRALSSLLSSGDVKLKHVAENLEIHPRTLQRRLSEADTSFAHVLEELRQDMAEHYLGDSSVSLGEVAFLLGYHDQSSFNRAFKEWKGQNPSNYRSSLPQS; encoded by the coding sequence ATGATCGAAGGGGTAAAAAAAATCGTTGTCGCGGGGCTCTATGCAAGACGTGTCATCGATACGGCAGGCGAGATGTCGGTAACTGTCGCACAACTTGCAGACGCTATTAACCTAGATTCAGCACTTCTTGAGAACCTGCCCGACCAATTCCCTGGTGATTCCTATGTAAAACTCATTAATGCAGCGGCAAAGCTTAGTGGCGATGCAGATTTTGGTTTGCACGTAGGCGAACGTATCTCTCCAGCCTCTTATCCTGTGCTGGGCTACACCTTGATGAGCTGTAACACCTTAAGCCATGCGCTTGCCCAGGTGACCCGCTACGAAGAAATCATTCACAACCTTGGTCATTTCAAGCTCGATATCGATAGCGACACCATGGAACTAAGCTGGGCAAATGCCCTGGAAGATGCTGACTCCAACCGACATGTTACTGAGAGTGTACTGGCTGGCCTACGCATCTTTGCCGAAAGACTTGTGGAGCGCTCAATTCCCATTCACTCGGTTTCGCTCATACATGCAGCACCCGAGAATACCGATGAACTCAAACGTATATTTGGAGACAATATTACGTTTAATGCATCCATCAACACTGTCATCTGTAGCAATGAAATCTTGGGTTGGCCCGTAGCGCAAGCAGATGCAAGCCTATTCCCGGTGCTTCAACAACATGCCGAACGGCTCTTGACCCTTCGAAGTGAAGCGCCAAGCGTTGTTGACGATGTAAGACGTGCCCTGAGTTCACTCCTCTCCAGTGGTGATGTGAAGCTCAAACATGTAGCAGAAAATCTAGAGATTCATCCCCGCACGTTGCAGCGGCGCTTAAGTGAAGCTGATACTTCGTTCGCTCACGTTCTCGAAGAACTCCGACAAGATATGGCAGAGCACTATCTCGGCGACTCATCCGTTAGCCTAGGCGAAGTCGCTTTTCTTTTGGGTTATCACGACCAAAGTTCATTCAATCGAGCGTTTAAAGAATGGAAGGGGCAAAACCCATCGAACTATCGCTCTTCACTACCACAGTCTTAA
- a CDS encoding DUF547 domain-containing protein yields the protein MFKHFLLYILVIFITLVNLHAPLAASSKSENCQTQLVSHDDWNVLLNRYVKDGFVDYRSWHAISEDRVILTNYLSGLAGYCKPAFELLPAASRLAFTLNLYNAAVIDLVLKNYPLNSINDIDDKVFNKPIMKLEWLDSKSVSLNALENEIIRPTFKDPRIHFALVCAAVSCPRLLNQAYSPAKVDKQLEAQTNNFFRDRLQVDYSQKGNVLKVSKIFEWYRQDFEIAAGSLNNYLKRELQKVQKSPSRKEAEIQFFEYSWKLNQSRK from the coding sequence ATGTTTAAGCATTTTCTTCTCTATATTCTTGTCATCTTTATTACCTTGGTGAACTTGCATGCCCCGCTTGCAGCAAGTTCCAAGAGTGAAAACTGCCAAACTCAATTGGTATCTCATGATGATTGGAATGTGCTCCTAAATCGCTATGTCAAAGATGGTTTTGTTGATTATCGTTCGTGGCACGCAATCTCCGAGGATAGGGTAATATTAACGAATTACCTCTCTGGGTTAGCAGGCTATTGTAAGCCGGCCTTCGAGCTATTGCCCGCAGCCTCGCGTCTGGCTTTTACTCTTAACCTCTATAATGCCGCCGTTATTGATTTGGTGCTTAAAAATTATCCTCTCAATTCAATCAACGACATCGATGATAAAGTCTTTAATAAGCCGATAATGAAATTAGAATGGCTGGATTCCAAGAGCGTGAGTCTTAATGCTTTAGAGAATGAAATCATTAGGCCAACGTTTAAAGACCCGCGAATTCATTTTGCTTTGGTCTGTGCAGCCGTGAGTTGTCCGCGACTTTTGAACCAGGCTTACAGCCCCGCCAAAGTGGACAAGCAGCTGGAAGCGCAGACAAACAATTTTTTCCGCGACCGCTTACAAGTTGATTATTCTCAAAAAGGTAATGTCTTAAAGGTTTCTAAGATTTTTGAATGGTATCGCCAAGATTTCGAGATAGCAGCGGGCAGCCTGAACAACTACCTCAAAAGAGAACTTCAAAAAGTGCAGAAATCGCCGTCTCGCAAAGAGGCCGAGATTCAGTTTTTTGAATACTCTTGGAAACTCAATCAATCGCGCAAGTAA
- a CDS encoding cupin domain-containing protein has protein sequence MKKRMVILAAALSLMACQHGSHLDLKAPADTGPYVVKGSEAPIHSVAGGKVLAQLFLNKTNASNLAALSVLTLQPGAAVPLHNHPESAEILYMLEGKMDMTINGTAISAVAGDAIHIPLGANHSAKVASDTPVKAVQVYVAPGPEQRFTKAPIVQPSQPHLGE, from the coding sequence TTGAAAAAGCGAATGGTGATACTGGCGGCTGCATTGTCTTTGATGGCATGTCAGCACGGCTCGCACTTAGATCTCAAAGCACCCGCAGACACCGGACCCTACGTCGTCAAAGGCAGCGAAGCCCCTATACACAGCGTTGCGGGCGGGAAAGTTCTGGCTCAGCTATTCTTAAACAAGACCAACGCCAGCAACTTGGCCGCCCTATCGGTTCTCACTTTGCAACCCGGAGCCGCTGTTCCACTGCACAACCATCCAGAAAGTGCAGAAATACTTTATATGCTCGAAGGCAAAATGGATATGACCATCAATGGTACCGCTATTTCTGCGGTCGCTGGCGATGCCATACACATCCCGCTTGGGGCTAACCATTCTGCTAAAGTTGCCTCTGACACTCCAGTCAAAGCTGTTCAAGTTTATGTGGCCCCTGGCCCGGAGCAGCGTTTTACCAAAGCCCCTATCGTTCAACCTTCACAACCTCACCTGGGAGAGTAA